A region from the Spirochaeta thermophila DSM 6192 genome encodes:
- the mnmA gene encoding tRNA 2-thiouridine(34) synthase MnmA: MIHTSEHHTPFQDIRDTRRPRRLVVAMSGGVDSSVTAHLLLSAGIEVVGLTFIRVNTPAEVDHEGFSEEARAAREVASHLGIEHHVLNLHDLYTSRVLRRAWEEYRSGRTPNPCVLCNRTLKFGHLVRYAREVLRADGIATGHYARIYVDAEGGVHLMRGKAGTKEQSYFLAQTRPEDLRHAYFPLGDQTKDEIRTYARHHGIPTAERPESQDVCFNTTGLRFGEFLEEFFEEGGEPGPILDERGNVLGRHRGIHVFTIGQRRGLGVALGRPVYVKAIDPERNAVIVTDREEALLHRVVEAAGVNWFAPPPSGPVEVLAQIRYAHRAAPAVLTHEGDRIRVRFHEPQRAVTPGQLLAAYVGDEVLCSGFIMQTEEG; the protein is encoded by the coding sequence ATGATCCACACAAGTGAGCATCACACACCGTTTCAGGATATTCGTGACACACGGAGACCCCGGCGTCTTGTAGTGGCGATGAGCGGGGGGGTCGACTCCTCCGTGACCGCCCACCTCCTCCTCTCGGCGGGGATAGAGGTGGTGGGCCTCACCTTCATCCGCGTGAACACCCCTGCAGAGGTGGACCACGAGGGTTTTTCCGAAGAGGCGAGGGCCGCCCGGGAGGTGGCCTCACACCTGGGGATCGAACACCACGTGCTCAACCTCCACGACCTGTACACCTCGCGGGTACTTCGGCGTGCATGGGAGGAATACCGGTCGGGGCGCACCCCCAACCCCTGCGTGCTCTGCAACCGCACCCTCAAATTCGGACATCTGGTACGATACGCACGGGAGGTGCTGCGCGCGGACGGCATCGCCACCGGTCACTATGCCCGCATCTACGTCGACGCGGAGGGAGGCGTCCATCTCATGAGGGGGAAGGCCGGAACCAAGGAGCAGAGCTACTTCCTCGCCCAGACGAGACCAGAGGATCTGCGGCACGCCTACTTCCCCCTCGGAGACCAGACCAAGGACGAGATACGGACCTACGCCCGGCACCATGGCATCCCTACGGCCGAGAGGCCGGAGAGCCAGGACGTGTGCTTCAACACCACGGGCCTCAGGTTCGGGGAGTTCCTTGAGGAGTTCTTCGAGGAAGGGGGAGAGCCCGGCCCCATCCTCGACGAACGGGGCAACGTCCTGGGGCGCCACAGAGGGATCCACGTCTTCACCATAGGCCAGCGGAGAGGGCTCGGGGTTGCGCTCGGCCGCCCGGTCTACGTGAAGGCCATAGATCCCGAACGGAACGCGGTGATCGTCACGGACCGGGAGGAGGCCCTCCTCCATCGGGTGGTGGAGGCCGCAGGGGTGAACTGGTTCGCACCGCCTCCATCGGGTCCGGTGGAGGTGCTCGCCCAGATCCGATACGCCCATCGCGCGGCGCCGGCCGTACTCACCCATGAGGGGGACCGGATCCGGGTGAGGTTTCACGAACCCCAGCGCGCCGTCACCCCGGGCCAGCTCCTCGCGGCCTACGTGGGCGACGAGGTCCTCTGCAGCGGGTTCATCATGCAGACGGAGGAGGGGTGA
- the araA gene encoding L-arabinose isomerase, with product MIDLSRYRFWFLTGSQYLYGMETLEKVDEHAKRMVEGLNADSLLPCPIEWKPVLKSPDEIRRVFEEANVDPSCAGVITWMHTFSPSKMWVGGLSINRKPLLHLHTQFNRDIPWDAIDMDFMNLNQSAHGDREHGFLHARMRLPRKVVVGHWEAPHVRERIGVWMRVACAVADGREGQVVRFGDNMREVAVTEGDKVAAQIRFGWSVNGWGVGELARLLQEIPEGEVERTLAAYRERYEFPEDEGALASIREQARIECALRRFLEEHRGIAFTTTFEDLHGLPQLPGLAVQRLMEDGYGFGAEGDWKTAALVRAVKVMSTGLPGGTSFMEDYTYHLESGKEAVLGAHMLEVCPSIAGRTPRIEVHPLSIGGKADPARLVFEAAPGPALNASLIDLGNRFRLLINEVESIPIPQPMPKLPVARVLWRPKPDFLTAAGAWILAGGAHHTVFSTSITREYLEDWAEMMGLEYVLIDERLDDLETFKRELRWNEVYWSLTSMNQGG from the coding sequence ATGATAGACCTTTCCAGGTATCGTTTCTGGTTCCTCACCGGCAGTCAGTACCTCTATGGCATGGAGACACTCGAGAAGGTCGACGAGCACGCGAAGCGGATGGTAGAGGGGCTCAACGCCGATTCACTCCTGCCGTGTCCCATCGAATGGAAACCGGTGTTGAAGAGTCCCGACGAGATACGTCGGGTATTCGAAGAGGCGAACGTCGATCCCTCGTGTGCCGGAGTGATCACGTGGATGCACACCTTCTCCCCGTCCAAGATGTGGGTGGGCGGCCTCTCCATCAACAGGAAACCGCTCCTCCACCTCCACACCCAGTTCAATCGTGACATCCCGTGGGATGCCATCGACATGGACTTCATGAATCTCAACCAGTCGGCGCATGGAGACAGGGAGCACGGTTTCCTCCACGCGCGGATGCGGCTTCCACGAAAGGTGGTGGTGGGCCACTGGGAGGCCCCCCACGTGAGGGAGCGGATCGGGGTGTGGATGCGTGTGGCCTGCGCGGTGGCGGACGGTCGGGAGGGACAGGTGGTCCGTTTCGGAGACAACATGCGTGAGGTGGCCGTCACCGAGGGCGACAAGGTGGCGGCGCAGATCAGGTTCGGATGGTCCGTGAACGGATGGGGGGTGGGGGAACTCGCGAGGCTCCTCCAGGAGATCCCGGAGGGCGAGGTGGAGAGGACGCTCGCTGCCTACAGGGAGCGGTATGAGTTCCCCGAGGACGAGGGCGCCCTGGCCTCCATACGCGAGCAGGCGCGGATCGAATGCGCCCTCAGGAGGTTCCTCGAGGAGCACAGGGGGATCGCCTTCACCACCACCTTCGAGGACCTGCACGGACTCCCCCAGCTCCCGGGGCTCGCCGTGCAGCGCCTCATGGAGGATGGGTACGGTTTCGGTGCGGAAGGAGACTGGAAGACGGCCGCCCTGGTGAGGGCGGTGAAGGTCATGTCGACCGGCCTTCCCGGCGGAACCTCGTTCATGGAGGACTACACGTATCACCTCGAGTCGGGAAAGGAAGCGGTGCTGGGGGCCCACATGCTGGAGGTGTGCCCCTCGATCGCCGGGCGCACGCCCAGGATAGAGGTGCACCCGCTCTCCATCGGGGGGAAGGCCGATCCGGCGCGACTCGTCTTTGAGGCGGCTCCTGGCCCTGCGCTCAACGCCTCCCTCATCGACCTGGGCAACAGGTTCCGCCTCCTCATCAACGAGGTGGAATCCATTCCTATCCCTCAGCCCATGCCGAAGCTCCCGGTGGCACGCGTGCTCTGGCGTCCGAAACCCGACTTCCTCACGGCGGCCGGGGCATGGATCCTCGCCGGAGGCGCACATCACACCGTGTTTTCCACGTCCATCACCAGGGAGTATCTTGAGGACTGGGCGGAGATGATGGGCCTGGAGTACGTGCTCATCGACGAAAGGCTCGACGATCTCGAGACCTTCAAACGGGAGCTCAGGTGGAACGAGGTGTACTGGTCACTCACCTCAATGAACCAGGGGGGATGA
- a CDS encoding sugar ABC transporter ATP-binding protein, with translation MSRPVVSLRGIKKSFPGVQALKGVDLEIHPGEVVGLLGENGAGKSTLMKILSGVYAPDEGEILWEGRPVQFQSVFDAQRQGISIIFQEFNLCPNTSVLDNLFLGREVSRGLFLDYRKMREEARGIFSYLDVDIPLDRPVGELSVALQQMVEIAKALLMKVRVLIMDEPTSALTEKEIAKLFQVIRDLKEQGISVIFISHKLEEVLAITDRVVVLRDGERVGETPTREATEESLVRLMVGRELSDFFSHRRKKPQEEVVLEVEGLSGPPYIEDVGFTLRRGEILGVAGLIGAGRTETALLLIGAVRPTAGTIRLNGERVEIPSPADAVSRGLVYLSEDRKNKSLILEMSVRENMSISVLDRLSEFLHVINRKKEDELCRRYIDLLQVKTSGPSQRVKNLSGGNQQKVVIARCLAAEPLILILDEPTRGIDVNAKAEVHRIITELADNGVSIMLISSELPEILALSDRVLVMHEGRVRGVLENDGSLSQEDIMNTILRGREEVHDR, from the coding sequence ATGAGCCGTCCGGTCGTTTCCCTTCGTGGGATAAAGAAATCGTTTCCCGGGGTTCAGGCCCTCAAGGGTGTGGACCTCGAGATCCATCCGGGAGAGGTGGTGGGTCTCCTGGGTGAGAACGGTGCGGGCAAGTCCACGCTCATGAAGATCTTGAGCGGTGTGTACGCACCCGACGAGGGGGAGATACTGTGGGAGGGAAGGCCCGTTCAGTTCCAGAGCGTGTTCGATGCGCAGCGACAGGGTATCTCCATCATCTTCCAGGAGTTCAACCTCTGCCCCAACACGAGTGTGCTCGACAACCTCTTTCTCGGGAGGGAGGTCTCCAGAGGTCTGTTTCTCGACTACCGGAAGATGAGGGAGGAGGCCCGGGGGATATTCTCCTACCTCGACGTGGACATTCCTCTCGACAGGCCGGTGGGCGAACTCTCGGTGGCCCTCCAGCAGATGGTGGAGATCGCGAAGGCCCTTCTCATGAAGGTGAGGGTGCTCATCATGGACGAACCCACCTCGGCCCTCACCGAGAAGGAGATCGCCAAGCTGTTCCAGGTGATAAGGGATCTCAAGGAACAGGGGATCTCGGTGATCTTCATCTCCCACAAGCTGGAGGAGGTGCTCGCCATCACGGATCGGGTCGTGGTGCTCAGGGATGGTGAACGGGTGGGGGAGACGCCCACCCGTGAGGCCACCGAGGAGTCCCTGGTCCGTCTCATGGTCGGGAGGGAACTCTCCGACTTCTTCTCGCACCGGCGGAAGAAGCCGCAGGAAGAGGTGGTGCTCGAGGTGGAGGGACTCTCCGGACCGCCGTACATCGAGGATGTGGGCTTCACCCTGAGGAGAGGGGAGATCCTCGGGGTGGCCGGACTGATCGGAGCGGGACGTACCGAGACGGCGCTCCTGCTGATCGGGGCCGTTCGTCCCACTGCCGGCACGATCCGACTCAACGGCGAAAGGGTGGAGATCCCTTCCCCCGCCGATGCGGTCTCGCGCGGTCTGGTCTATCTTTCGGAGGACAGGAAGAACAAGTCCCTCATCCTCGAGATGTCCGTCCGTGAGAACATGAGTATCAGTGTGCTCGACAGGCTCTCGGAGTTCCTCCACGTGATCAACCGGAAGAAGGAAGACGAGCTGTGCAGGCGGTACATCGATCTTCTCCAGGTCAAGACTTCGGGACCTTCCCAGAGGGTGAAGAATCTCTCGGGCGGGAACCAGCAGAAGGTGGTGATCGCCCGTTGCCTCGCCGCCGAACCCCTCATCCTCATCCTCGACGAGCCCACCCGGGGGATTGACGTGAATGCAAAGGCGGAGGTGCACAGGATCATCACCGAGCTCGCGGACAACGGGGTGTCCATCATGCTCATCTCGTCCGAGCTCCCCGAGATACTCGCCCTCTCCGACAGGGTGCTCGTGATGCACGAAGGGAGGGTGAGAGGCGTCCTGGAGAACGACGGGAGCCTCTCTCAGGAGGACATCATGAACACGATACTCCGAGGAAGGGAGGAAGTACATGACAGGTAG
- a CDS encoding ribulokinase — MTGSNGDLVLGMDFGTDSCRAVLIDLSNGREVGSHVAYYRRWKEGAFCNPRENRFRQHPLDYVEAMEEAVRGAVEKAGSGAGDRVVGIGIDTTGSTPCACDEKGRPLALDPSFAEDPDAMFILWKDHTAAFEAVEITKKAGTWGGPDYTKFIGGIYSAEWFWAKILHVFRTNERIMREAYTFIEHCDWMPALLTGVEEAASVKRSRCAMGHKAMWHREWGGYPSAEFLSLFHPELSRIRETLGTETWTSDVKAGELTPEWAKRLGLRPGIAVAVGAYDAHMGAAGAGVRPGVLVKVVGTSTCDITVGPRPEGPEHAVGGICGQVDGSVIPGLIGYEAGQSAFGDVYAWFKRMLLWPLQVYADKGVLSRDALSRIEESLLVDLEAAAAALDLHPEDPVAIDWFNGRRTPYANQLLTGAVAGLDLGVDAALFYRILIEGTVFGSKAIVDRFREEGVEIENIVGIGGVARKSPLVMQMMADVLGAPIDVLANDQTVAIGAGLFGAVAAGVFSSVEEAQEAMVPPVERTYVPDKSKADLYGPRYEKYRMLGRFVESEFTTYPEEGRES, encoded by the coding sequence ATGACAGGTAGCAACGGCGATCTCGTCCTGGGGATGGATTTCGGTACCGACTCCTGTCGGGCGGTGCTCATCGACCTCTCGAACGGCAGGGAGGTGGGGTCCCATGTCGCCTACTACCGGCGTTGGAAGGAGGGGGCCTTCTGCAATCCCCGGGAGAACCGGTTCCGTCAACACCCCCTCGACTACGTCGAGGCGATGGAGGAGGCGGTGAGGGGTGCGGTGGAGAAGGCGGGATCCGGCGCGGGAGACCGGGTGGTGGGGATCGGCATCGATACCACGGGGTCCACCCCCTGCGCGTGTGACGAGAAAGGCAGGCCGCTCGCCCTGGATCCCTCCTTCGCGGAGGATCCTGATGCGATGTTCATACTCTGGAAGGATCACACCGCGGCGTTCGAGGCGGTGGAGATCACGAAGAAGGCGGGGACGTGGGGAGGGCCGGACTACACGAAGTTCATAGGCGGGATCTACTCCGCGGAGTGGTTCTGGGCGAAGATCCTCCACGTCTTCCGGACGAACGAGCGGATCATGAGGGAGGCCTACACCTTCATCGAACACTGCGACTGGATGCCCGCCCTCCTTACCGGTGTGGAGGAGGCCGCCTCGGTGAAGCGGAGCCGGTGTGCCATGGGGCACAAGGCCATGTGGCACAGGGAGTGGGGCGGCTATCCCTCGGCCGAGTTCCTCTCCCTGTTCCACCCCGAGCTTTCCCGGATCAGAGAGACCCTGGGGACGGAGACATGGACGAGCGATGTGAAGGCGGGCGAGCTCACTCCCGAATGGGCGAAGCGGCTCGGCCTCAGGCCCGGTATCGCGGTCGCGGTGGGTGCCTACGATGCGCATATGGGTGCAGCGGGGGCGGGGGTGAGGCCGGGGGTTCTGGTGAAGGTGGTGGGGACGAGCACGTGCGACATCACCGTGGGGCCCCGACCCGAGGGTCCGGAACACGCCGTGGGAGGGATTTGCGGACAAGTGGACGGGTCGGTGATTCCCGGGCTCATCGGATACGAGGCGGGACAGAGTGCCTTCGGTGATGTCTACGCCTGGTTCAAGAGGATGCTCCTCTGGCCTCTCCAGGTATATGCGGATAAAGGTGTGCTCTCCCGGGATGCCCTCAGCAGGATCGAGGAGTCCCTTCTCGTCGATCTCGAGGCGGCCGCCGCAGCCCTCGATCTTCATCCCGAGGATCCGGTGGCCATCGACTGGTTCAACGGGCGCAGGACCCCCTACGCGAACCAACTCCTCACCGGCGCGGTGGCCGGTCTGGATCTTGGCGTGGATGCCGCCCTGTTCTACAGGATCCTCATAGAGGGGACGGTGTTCGGTTCGAAGGCCATCGTGGACCGCTTCAGGGAAGAAGGGGTGGAGATCGAGAACATCGTGGGGATCGGCGGGGTGGCGAGGAAATCCCCCCTCGTCATGCAGATGATGGCGGATGTGCTCGGAGCGCCGATCGACGTGCTCGCCAACGATCAAACCGTGGCGATCGGGGCGGGGTTGTTCGGCGCAGTGGCTGCGGGCGTCTTCTCCTCGGTGGAGGAGGCGCAGGAGGCCATGGTGCCCCCCGTGGAACGCACGTACGTGCCGGACAAGAGCAAGGCAGATCTGTACGGCCCTCGATATGAGAAGTACCGGATGCTCGGGCGTTTCGTGGAGTCCGAGTTTACCACTTATCCCGAAGAAGGGAGGGAGTCATGA
- a CDS encoding ABC transporter permease: MKETLVESRTGIVRRVFALRESAIFLALILLMAGIWFFAPTFLTGSNLYLVFRQISFVAIVAMGELFVILSAGIDLSVGSIMGLSGIIAAGAMAMGLPIWLSVLVGLASGVLLGLINGVLISYVGIAPFIVTLGMLSFARGTILILTKGWPITEIPKPFLVVGQGDFLGIPIPVWVMIVLAVVAHFVLQYTSFGRRLYAIGGNEEAAFLSGVRVKKIKLAIYMISGLAAAVVGVILVARFNSAQPDTGTGWELDAIAAAVIGGTSLSGGSGTVLGVLIGAAIMGVIRNGLVLMKVSPYWQTAIIGIIIVLAAVLDRIKNRRAA, translated from the coding sequence ATGAAAGAGACGCTCGTGGAGAGTCGTACAGGGATCGTGCGGAGGGTGTTCGCCTTGAGGGAGTCAGCCATCTTTCTCGCCCTCATCCTTCTCATGGCGGGGATCTGGTTCTTCGCCCCTACGTTCCTCACCGGGAGCAACCTCTATCTGGTGTTCCGCCAGATATCCTTCGTGGCCATCGTGGCCATGGGTGAACTCTTCGTGATACTGAGCGCAGGGATCGACCTTTCCGTGGGCTCGATCATGGGGTTGTCCGGCATCATCGCCGCGGGGGCCATGGCCATGGGCTTGCCCATCTGGTTGAGCGTGCTCGTGGGCCTCGCGAGCGGTGTGCTCCTCGGTCTCATAAACGGGGTGCTCATCTCGTATGTGGGGATCGCCCCCTTCATCGTGACCCTGGGTATGCTCTCGTTCGCCAGGGGGACCATCCTCATCCTCACCAAGGGGTGGCCCATCACCGAGATACCGAAGCCCTTTCTCGTCGTGGGTCAGGGTGATTTCCTCGGCATCCCGATCCCCGTGTGGGTCATGATCGTCCTTGCGGTGGTGGCTCACTTCGTGCTCCAGTACACCTCCTTCGGGAGACGGCTCTACGCAATCGGAGGAAACGAGGAAGCGGCCTTTCTCTCCGGGGTGAGGGTGAAAAAGATAAAGCTTGCCATTTACATGATCTCGGGGCTCGCCGCTGCCGTGGTGGGCGTGATCCTGGTGGCCCGTTTCAATTCGGCTCAGCCCGACACCGGTACCGGATGGGAGCTCGACGCCATCGCCGCGGCGGTGATAGGTGGTACCTCCCTCTCGGGCGGGAGCGGCACCGTGCTCGGGGTGCTCATCGGTGCGGCGATCATGGGAGTGATCCGCAACGGGCTCGTGCTCATGAAGGTGTCTCCCTACTGGCAGACCGCGATCATCGGTATCATCATCGTGCTCGCCGCGGTGCTCGACAGGATCAAGAACAGGAGGGCTGCATGA
- the araD gene encoding L-ribulose-5-phosphate 4-epimerase AraD: MNSYEELRREVWKANLLLSEHKLALFTWGNVSGYDPDAGVVAIKPSGVPYDALTPEDIVVVSLEGEKVWGSLKPSSDTPTHLVLYREFPGLRGVTHTHAPFSVSWAQAGEDVPLYGTTHADHCVGPVPCTPYLSEGEVQEAYEEETGRLIVRTFKARGVQPLHTPMVLVAGHGPFTWGSSPEESVRHAVILEEICKMALWTRGINPEASSLPSYIARKHWERKHGPHAYYGQGS, from the coding sequence ATGAACTCTTATGAGGAACTGAGAAGGGAGGTGTGGAAGGCCAACCTTCTCCTCTCGGAGCACAAGCTCGCGCTGTTCACGTGGGGGAATGTCTCAGGCTATGACCCCGATGCAGGCGTGGTGGCCATCAAACCGTCCGGGGTGCCCTACGATGCGCTCACTCCCGAGGACATCGTGGTGGTCTCCCTCGAGGGAGAGAAGGTGTGGGGATCGCTCAAGCCCTCCTCGGATACGCCCACGCATCTCGTGCTTTACCGTGAGTTCCCCGGCCTGAGGGGCGTGACCCACACCCACGCTCCTTTCTCCGTCTCCTGGGCCCAGGCGGGTGAAGATGTGCCGCTCTACGGTACCACCCACGCGGATCACTGTGTGGGGCCGGTGCCGTGTACCCCCTATCTGAGCGAGGGCGAGGTGCAGGAGGCCTACGAGGAGGAGACGGGACGACTCATCGTCCGGACCTTCAAGGCACGGGGGGTTCAACCTCTCCATACCCCCATGGTACTTGTCGCGGGCCACGGCCCTTTCACCTGGGGGAGCAGCCCTGAGGAATCGGTCCGGCACGCGGTGATCCTCGAGGAGATATGCAAGATGGCCCTGTGGACGAGGGGGATCAATCCGGAGGCCTCCTCCCTCCCCTCCTACATCGCCCGGAAGCACTGGGAGCGGAAGCACGGGCCTCACGCCTACTACGGGCAGGGTTCCTGA
- a CDS encoding sugar-binding protein, translating to MKRILGVLMLLVLVTGMAFARGGQEESGKPVLVMVTKGVHPYYEPCFEGFKDAAEKYGVIAEKVDPQKFELPLQVKVIEDLIARKVDGIAISALDDKGLVPVIDEATKAGIKVITFDAPAPSSAALTYIGTDNESAGYEAGKKMAELMGGEGEIIILQGGLGATNLNLRTKGFKRAIVEVAPNIKVLDVVDVQGDFAVAVNKTEAVLQAYPNLKAIFAVSAEGAPAAASVLKQQGKAGKIILGGFDDLKDTLEGIRDGSVAFCVVQKTYKMGWLSVEMLLKALKGEEIPKVIDTGVLFVTKENVDTYMEEMRKEFAAQ from the coding sequence ATGAAAAGGATTCTTGGTGTCTTGATGCTCCTCGTGCTCGTCACCGGGATGGCCTTCGCCCGTGGTGGACAGGAGGAGTCGGGGAAACCCGTCCTCGTGATGGTGACGAAAGGAGTCCACCCCTACTATGAGCCGTGCTTCGAGGGCTTTAAGGACGCTGCCGAGAAGTATGGCGTCATAGCCGAGAAGGTGGACCCCCAGAAGTTCGAGCTTCCTCTTCAGGTGAAGGTTATCGAAGATCTCATCGCACGTAAAGTGGATGGGATCGCCATCTCCGCGCTCGACGACAAGGGGCTCGTACCGGTGATCGACGAGGCCACCAAGGCGGGGATCAAGGTCATCACCTTCGATGCCCCTGCTCCTTCCAGTGCAGCCCTCACCTACATCGGCACGGACAACGAGAGCGCCGGCTACGAAGCAGGGAAGAAGATGGCCGAGCTCATGGGCGGCGAGGGTGAGATCATCATCCTCCAGGGCGGACTGGGCGCCACCAACCTCAACCTCAGGACCAAGGGCTTCAAGCGTGCCATTGTCGAGGTGGCTCCCAACATCAAGGTGCTCGATGTGGTGGACGTGCAGGGAGACTTCGCCGTGGCCGTGAACAAGACCGAGGCGGTGCTCCAGGCCTACCCGAACCTGAAGGCCATCTTCGCGGTATCGGCCGAGGGTGCCCCTGCAGCCGCGAGCGTGCTCAAGCAGCAGGGTAAGGCGGGTAAGATCATCCTCGGAGGGTTCGACGACCTCAAGGATACCCTGGAAGGGATCAGAGACGGTTCGGTGGCCTTCTGTGTGGTGCAGAAGACCTACAAGATGGGATGGCTCTCGGTGGAGATGCTTCTCAAGGCTCTCAAGGGGGAGGAGATCCCCAAGGTGATCGACACCGGTGTCCTGTTCGTCACCAAGGAGAACGTGGATACCTACATGGAAGAGATGAGAAAGGAATTCGCCGCGCAGTGA
- a CDS encoding LacI family DNA-binding transcriptional regulator, translated as MYDNAEDQQRAPEEQGRVTIREIARRAGVSIGTVDRVLHNRGRVAPETRKRVEALIEELGYTPNPIARHLKRRKGYLFYVFLPRKDEDSGYWRLICKGVHRAAEELGPFGIQVRFVEYDRYSGSSFSKAAETIPFEGCDGLLLAPVRPADSLALLQRLPSHLPFVFFDATIPHVRPLTSIMQDPFAGGFLAGKLLYLFGMGRPGTYCVIGPHGEDFHIRRRIEGFQTFWQAKGRDFRILVRTCEDLDHKRTREAFLTTLFEEIPDPRGIFVANASVHRVAEVVNRSGGRHVPIVGYDLVPENERLLREGKIDALISQRPAYQGYQAVYQLYRKVVLQQHVPASIPVPLHIYMKENLPAGAVPDLEYEGLAFASE; from the coding sequence GTGTACGATAACGCAGAGGACCAACAGAGAGCACCCGAGGAGCAGGGTCGGGTGACGATCCGCGAGATCGCGCGGCGGGCGGGAGTCTCCATAGGGACCGTCGATCGGGTGCTCCACAATCGCGGGAGGGTTGCGCCCGAGACGCGGAAGCGTGTAGAGGCCCTCATCGAGGAGCTCGGGTACACACCCAATCCCATCGCACGCCACCTCAAGCGGAGGAAGGGGTATCTCTTCTACGTCTTCCTCCCCCGGAAGGACGAGGACTCAGGCTATTGGAGGCTCATCTGTAAAGGGGTGCATCGGGCGGCGGAGGAACTGGGACCGTTCGGAATCCAGGTGCGGTTCGTCGAATACGATCGTTACAGCGGATCCTCCTTCTCCAAGGCCGCCGAGACCATCCCCTTCGAAGGGTGCGACGGGCTCCTCCTCGCGCCCGTCCGTCCTGCCGATTCCCTCGCCCTTCTCCAACGCCTTCCCTCTCACCTTCCGTTCGTGTTCTTCGATGCCACCATCCCCCATGTGCGTCCTCTCACCTCGATCATGCAGGACCCGTTTGCGGGAGGTTTCCTTGCGGGAAAGCTCCTCTATCTGTTCGGGATGGGTCGGCCGGGGACCTACTGTGTGATAGGTCCCCATGGAGAGGATTTCCACATCAGGAGGAGGATCGAGGGCTTCCAGACGTTCTGGCAAGCGAAGGGGAGGGATTTCAGGATCCTGGTGCGTACCTGTGAAGACCTCGACCACAAGAGGACGCGGGAGGCCTTTCTCACGACGTTGTTCGAGGAGATCCCCGACCCGAGGGGGATCTTCGTGGCCAATGCCTCGGTGCACCGCGTGGCGGAGGTGGTGAACAGGAGCGGGGGCCGCCACGTTCCCATCGTGGGATACGATCTCGTTCCGGAGAACGAACGGCTTCTTCGGGAGGGGAAGATAGACGCGCTCATCTCTCAGCGGCCTGCCTATCAGGGATACCAGGCCGTGTACCAGCTCTACCGGAAGGTGGTCCTTCAGCAGCACGTGCCCGCATCGATCCCCGTGCCCCTCCATATCTACATGAAAGAGAACCTTCCGGCAGGAGCGGTGCCCGATCTCGAGTATGAAGGGTTGGCTTTTGCATCGGAATGA